ACAGAACCAAAGGCGAACCCATTCATTGTGGCAATAATACAGAATACCCAAAATGGCGTATGTACCGGTACGATTAAGAGCATGCAATCAGCAAGCAGCAGCAGCGTCAACATGCCGAAGAATGTTTTGCGCACGCCCCATCTACTGAGCATCCCGCCAATCAAAAATGAACCGATCACCCACATCACTGAACTTGGTGTAACCGCAAAACCAGCAATTGTAGCAGACGTCCCTTTAATCCCCTGCATCCAAGTTGGAATATAGAATTCGAAACCAATCACAACGCCTGAAATAAACAGCGTAATCATGTTCACTGCCAAGAATTCTCTACCTTTAAGCATCGTCAAAGGCATTATTGGATCTTCAGCCCGCTTTTCTTCATGGTAGAACATCATTGCACTAAGAATAATTAAAGCTGCCAAAGCCAGTAAAATAATTGGGCTAAGTGAACTTAATTCTTGCAAGGTAAACATTAAAGTTAGTAGTAAAACTACTAGCCAAAATGTTCCCTTAACATCCAACTTGGTCTTCTTTTTCGCTTTTGGTTCACTTAAGAACACAACAACGAGTAAAAAGGCAATTAAACCAATTGGAACGTTAATGTAAAAGACCCAGTGCCATGAAAGGTTTTGGACAATAAAACCACCGAGTAATGGTGCGATCACCGATGCCACTCCCCAAAATCCGGAATTGAGTCCTAACATCTTAGTCCGTTTTTCCAAAGTATACATGTCGGCAATGATTGTCATTGCAACAGGCTGAACAGCACCAGAGCCTAGACCCTGAATCACCCGAAATAGAATTAGTTCTAGCATGTTATTGGCCTGTCCGCAAAGTGCAGAACCAATGACAAAAAGAGCAATCCCAAAAAGAAAGATCGGCTTACGGCCTATGCTATCAGCTAATTTGCCGTACAAAGGAGTGGAAACAGCTGTCATAAACAAAAAGATTGAGACAACCCAATTCATAATTTCTAATCCGTTCAGATCAGAAACAATAGTCGGCATTGCAGTTGAAACGATTGTACCCTCAATGGCGGTCATAAACGTTGTCATAAAAATTGCAAGCGTAACTATTGGTACATTAGTCTTTTTCAAAATTACTGCTCCTTCAATTTACTTATTTTCCTTAACAAAATCCAAAAGTGCTTGAATTTTATCGGTTTTCTCCCATGGTAAATCGATATCAGTACGACCAAAATGACCATATGCAGCCGTTTGCTCATAAATTGGGCGTCTTAAATCTAGCATTTTAATTATGCCGGCAGGACGCAAATCAAAGACACTTCTAACCGCCTTAGTCAGCAATTCATCACTTACTTTGCCAGTATTTGCAGTATCAATCATGACAGATACAGGGTGAGCTACCCCAATAGCGTAAGCTAATTGGACTTCACACCGCTTAGCTAAACCAGCTGCAACAATGTTTTTAGCAACATAACGAGCAGCATAGCTGGCACTACGGTCGACTTTTGTCGGATCCTTACCTGAGAATGCGCCGCCACCATGACGAGCATAACCACCATAAGTATCAACAATAATCTTTCGCCCAGTAAGACCAGAGTCACCCTTAGGTCCGCCAATTACGAACCGACCAGAAGGATTAATCAAAAATCTGGTTTCTGCATCAAGATATTTGGCAGGAATAACTTTTTTAATTACTAAATCAATCATTGCTTGCCGAATATCTTCATTACTTACCTGGTCATCTGTTTGCGTCGAGATAACAACAGTATCAACCCTCTTAGGCTTATTGTTATCATCATACTCTACAGTGACTTGCGCCTTCGCATCAGGTCTAAGCCAAGTCAAAGTGCCTTCTTTACGCAACTTTGCCACTTGGCGCATTAACCGGTGTGCCAAAGAAATTGGCAACGGCATTAATTCGGGTGTTTCGTCAATGGCGAAACCAAACATAAGTCCTTGATCACCAGCACCTATTTGGTCAAGCTGATCATTATCAGACTTATCTTCCCGCGTTTCAAGTGAGTGATCAACACCACCAGCAATATCAGGAGATTGCTCGTCAATTCCGACTAAAACAGCGCAATTATTGCCGTCAAAGCCAAGCTCTGGCTTATCATAGCCAATTCGCAAAACGGTCTTTCTGACAATGCTCTGGATATCAACATAAGCACTAGTTGATATTTCACCAAATACATACACAATGCCAGTATTGACAATTGTCTCGCAGGCTACATGTGCATCCGGGTCTTGAGCAATAATTGCATCAAGAATCGCATCGGAAATTTGATCAGCAACCTTATCAGGATGCCCTTCAGAAACTGATTCTGAAGTAAATAAACGTTTTTCCATAATAGTCCCCCTTAATAGACGTTAGCTATTCGGTTACAAGGCATCTCCAAATCTTGGATCCTCTCAGGACTTGAACCGATAAATTATTCGTTCTTTTTGTAAAAAAAAGACTACCGTAGTTTCGGTAGTCCTAGAACGATGGAGGATACAGGGCTCGAACCTGTGACCTCCTGCTTGTAAGGCAGATGCTCTCCCAGCTGAGCTAATCCTCCAAAGTGACCCGTACGGGATTTGAACCCATGTTACCGCCGTGAAAGGGCGATGTCTTAACCACTTGACCAACGGGTCATGTTCTGAATCAAAGCACATTCAATAGTATACTAGATAAGCGCCAAAATGCAAGAAGAAAATGCCAAAAAATTACAACTTTTTCAAAAAAGCGTTTTTATCCTTGAAAAAGCAAAAAACTCAGTGCCAATTTTGACATTGAGTTTATTTATTATTCTTCACTTTGTTGCTGCTGCAACAGAACTTGATCGTACTTTTTAATAAAAGGCCAATAAACAATTGCGGATAAAGCAATAATAACAAACTGCCATAATGCGGTCCGCCAGCCACCAATCAAGAATCCTGAAATGATTGGCGGTGTTGTCCAAGGAACCATCACGCCGGAAAACAATGGTAAAACACCAATTGCCATTAACCAGTAACTAAAAATCCCAACTAAAGTCGGAAAAAGAACAAATGGCACTAGCAGGTACAAATTCATTACAATCGGTACCCCAAAAATAACTGGTTCGTTAATATTAAAAATATTAGGGAAAAGCGATAATTTGCCAAGCTCCTTTAAAGTAGACGATTTAGCAAAAAAAGTCATATAAATGACAAGTCCCATCACAATTCCAGCACCAGTCATACAAAGATAATTATCCCAAAATTGCTGCGTAAAAATATGGCCACCATTAGCAATGGTTAATTTCTTTCCTGTCGCTAAAATTGCCTGATTTGCAGACATATTTGACTGAAGAATAGGCGTCAGGATTGCACCACAAATGGCACCGCCGTGCACTCCGCACCACCAAAGAAGAGACATTACAATTGTCATAATGACGACTCCGCCAAGAGAATCCGTTACTCCCTGCAGTGGAACTTGAATTGCCGAGTAAATTAATTCTGCAAAACTTGTTTTTGCCAAAAAAGTGAAACAGGCACAAATCGCACCCGCCACGATCAAAACTGCACCGGTCGGAATTAATGCCATAAAGGAACTTGCAACTGCAGGCGGTACTCCTGCCGGTAATTTAATTCGCCAATTTTTTTTGACACAAAAACTATAAATATAACCTGCTAAGAGCCCAATAATAATTGCGCAAATCATCCCTTGACCAGCAGTCCAGGTCTTTGAAATCACATTTGGAATAATTTGACCAGCTTTGGGCTTAATATCAGGTGGCAGTACCATAATAAATGCACTCAATGCAGCCAAACTGCCGGAAAAAGGAGAATCGATCTGCTCATTTTTAATATAGGTATACGCGATTCCAACGGTCGCAAAAATTGCCATTAAGGAAAACGACGATTGATAAATCTGATTAAAGATCGCAGCCCAACCACTTGCAGTAATCGCATTTGCAACTGCAGGAACTGGAATGTTTGCCAGTAACATAAAAAGTGAACCAACAATTAAAAACGGTAGGACAAACATCATCCCGTCTTTTAATGCTTTGATAATTTTGGTATTGCTAAATTTGATAACACTTGGGACGATTTTTTGATTAATATAATTACTCATCTTTATTTACCCCACTTGATCGGCTAAACAGTCACCGTTGGTCGAAATAATATGTTGATACCATTTAAAAGATTTTTTGCGATAAAAGCCTGCTGCACCTTTTTTTACTTGCTCTAAGTCAATATAGATAAAACCATAGCGCTTTTCAATTTCACCCGTAGAAGCGCTAATAATATCTATTGCAGCCCACGGTGTATAACCAATAACATTAACACCATCAATTTCAATGGCTTTGAGCATTTGGACTATGTGTTCTTGTAAATAATTAATTCGATAATCATCATTCACCGTTTCGTCCTTTAGTTCATCAAATGCACCTAAGCCATTCTCAACGATAAAAAGCGGCTTTTGGTATCTTTCATAGGCTAAATTCAAAATATAACGTAAGCCGACCGGATCAATGGCCCAATCCCATGCACTTTTAGGTACGTGAGGATTAGCTTTTTCAACATAAGTATTTTTTTCGTCATATTCAGCAACAGTTGATTTGTAATAGCTAAATCCCAAAAAATCGACTGTTCCCTTTTTTAAATTTTCTAAATCCTTATTTGTGATGTCTAAATTTAAATTTTGCTTTTCCCAGTGCTTTAAAGTGTATTTTGGGTAAGTTCCCCTAATTTGAACATCGCTAAAAAAGAAACGTCGATCCATTGCCTTCAAACTTGCAATTTGATCTAATGGCTTACAACTGGCTGGATAAATTGGACCTAAATGCAACATACAGCCAATTTGATTTCTCGCATCAATTCTTTTACCTACTTGCACGGCTAATGCACTGGCTACAAACTGGTAATGCGCAATTTGATACATTGTCTGCTCAACATTTTCATTTTCACTGTAAACTACTCCTGCGCCAGTCCATGCGTTAAATGGATTATCTGTATCGATTAAATTGTTAATTTCGTTAAAGGTCATCCAATATTTTACTTTTCCGCGATAACGCTTAAAACAGACTTCGGCATACTTGAGAAAGAAGGAAATCATTTTCCGATTGCGCCAGCCACCATATTTTTTGGTTAAATAATACGGCATTTCAAAATGTGATAGCGTAACGACTGGCTGAATCTGATATTTTAAACATTCTGCGAAAACATCGTCGTAAAACTTTAACCCAGCTTCATTAGGCTTTTCTTCATCTCCTTTAGGAAAAATTCGCGACCAAGCAATACTAAGCCTAAAGCACTTAAAGCCCATCTCTGCAAAAAGCTTGATTTCAGCTTTGTAGTGATGATAAAAATCGATGCCCAAATGATTGGGATATTCCTTACCCGGTAAAATGCCAGCTGTAATTTCACGTGGCTTTTTAGCGCTCCCCTTTGTCATTACATCGGCTACGCTCAGACCTTTACCAGCAACATTCCAGGCGCCTTCATACTGATTAGCGGCAACTGCGCCGCCCCATAAAAAATTTTTGTCTAACAATTTTTATTTATCCTTATTCTGTTCAACCAATTCCGATAACTTCTGGATCTTGTCGTAATTATCAATCATTTTCATCGACATCAACACGTTGAACAAGTATTGAATTGATGTGACATACACAATATTACTAAGATCCATCGTATTTCTTGTTGTTTTAATGACCATCGTTTCGTCGCAAACTTGGCAAATTTTTCTTTTGACTGAATCACAGACTACAACCACGATGTAGTTTTCGCCTTTCAGTTGTTTGGCAATATCATACATATGAGAATTATTACCCGTATGGGTTAAAACAAAAGCAAGTGGTTTTGAGCCGCAGTTTTGAAAAATTTTTGCGTGCATTAAATTTAGCGAATTATATGCTTGGGCATCTACCCCAACCTCTTGAAAATTCCAACAAAACAATTGTGCCAATGGGTAATTCAAACCATCACCGTAAATTTCAATCCTTTGAGCTGCATTTACTAAGTGAGCCACTCTTTCTAATAATTCAGTATCAAAAAGATCCTTGGTATAAGACAAAGAATTTTGCTGAATAGTCGCAATTTTGGCTAAAACATCATTTGGTAGCTCTGTACCAGAAAATGAACTGCTTTTGAGATCATTCTCCAATTCAATAATCGTCGGCAGTTCCACTGCTAACTGATATTTGAATTCGGTAAAGCCGCTCATTCCGGCTTTTTGACAAAGACGAATCACGGTCGATGAACTAGAGTAACTGGCTTTAGCAATTTCGTGAACTGTCATTCCCAAAACCTTTTGAGGATTAGTACTTACGTACTGTAAAACTTCCCGTTCTTGACTAGTTAATTGGTCATTATGCAACAAGTTGTCTAAAATCATAATTTTCCTTTCGGCGCCTAAATTAATTATTCATTTGACAAAATCATTATATCTTGTAATCGCTTTCTTATTCAACGTGATCATGGTTTTTGGCAGAATTATCCTACTTTTCTGCAATTTAGCAGCAAATTCTGGCATAAAAATCCAAGAATGATTTTAAATAACAAAAAAAGCGAGAAACGCTATCGCTTCTCGCTTAAAAACTTTTTTAATTTAATGGAGGATACAGGGCTCGAACCTGTGACCTCCTGCTTGTAAGGCAGATGCTCTCCCAGCTGAGCTAATCCTCCAATTTGTTGTCATCCAATGACTACTCTTAAAACTTTAGCATACAAAGGATAACTTGTCTATTATTTTTGGCAAATTAATCAACAAAAGCTAATTTTTAATCAAGTATTGACATAATAATCCTACCTAGAACTAATTACACCGCTTCTAAAATAGCTTATGCTAAGTCCTTTCATTAATGATTTTAATAATTGACTAGTAAAAAATTTATGGCAAATTCTTCAAAATCTATCTATAAAACTAAATTTTCGGCTCGTCAGATTATTAGATAACAAAAAAGCGTAGCCAAGCTACGCTTATAAATTATAATGGAGGATACAGGGCTCGAACCTGTGACCTCCTGCTTGTAAGGCAGATGCTCTCCCAGCTGAGCTAATCCTCCAACTTTGTATCATGAAATGATTACTTTTAAAAGTTTAGCACACAAAAGATAACTTGTCTATGCTTTTTTAAAATTTGGCTTTTCGGTTACTGTTAAAATCAAGCTAGCAGCTTTATTATCTAATAAGATGTAATCAGTCATCTACTAAGCTCTTATTTATTAATTTTACAGGCGATTATTTAAATTATTAATAATTTAAATAAATAACATCAACAATTTAATAAAGACCTGAAAGCGTTTGTCACACAATGGTTTTTAACATAAAGTCATGACAAAATGTTTAAGCATTTTTCTCTTTTAAGTTGCTCATTAAATCGACAAGTGCTATAATTCAAGACGAGTTGACGTAATAGCGATATGTCAGCTTACATATATACTTTACTTTATAATTTCATGTTAATATATTAACTTTCTAAATAATTAACGTAATTGAATATTATTCTTATACAATTATGGTTAATAACATACAAAAAAAGCCTTCATCAGCTTTACACAGCTGAATGAAGGCTTTTTACTTTTCTTTAAAACCAAGACAATTTAACTACTTAATTTGATAATTTTAATAATATTAAAAAGATAATTCTTACTTTTTAATTAATAAAAGAGATAGGTCATAACAACTAGCAAGAATTAAAATAGCACAAATGCCCGATTCCCAGTTACATAAACAGGCTTACCATGATATTTTTCTGCTAATTCAAAGAATCTCCCTTGACGACTCACAAAGCGATAAACCTTGTTAGTTGTTAATTGATATGCTTTTTTACTGTTGGCAGTTGGATGATAGAATGCGTGTGTGTTAGGTAGTACAACCTTAACCCGACCACCAATATTGTCGTGTGTAGCAATCGGATTGGATTTAGTTATGCCAGCTCGGCCATCAACCCATTGGTTCTTGCCAAGCTTAAGCGCACCGCCTTTTTCATCTAGGACTTTCCAGGTCGTATTGTATTTTAATGATCTAATACTATTTTTTAAGTTCGCACTATCATACAAATTACAACCTTTCTGATTAGTCACAACAAATACACGTTCAATGTCCCATTTGGCTAGCGGGTGAATCGATGCCCTGTTATTTACGTCTTTTTTAAAAGAGGTTAGATTAAAGCTAGTTTTTAACGGCAACACATTAATATTGCCGTCAACGTTTAATCCTCTATAGTTGCTAGTAAATTGCCAGATGGCCACGCCGTCCATACTTGGGAAGTAAGCCATGTTGGCAGAGTTAACTGCTGCCATTGTCGGATAGCTTGCCACCCATAGGCAGTTGCCGTATGTCTTGACGATACTTCTGTAATCTACCTGGTTGCGCATCGCCGATGCCCCAGAATAAAACAATGGCACATAGCCGTTGCTTTTAATCACGGCCATTGCCGCTAAGATTGCTGAAGTGCTACTCGAGACACCGCAATAAATATTATTGCCACTGCCATTTTCCCAATCGACAGCCAGGTATGTACCCTTGGGCAGACCAAGCTCAACTGCTTTCTTTTCGGCTCTCGTTGTGTCATCATGAGTTGCCTGTTGGGTAACAATGTATTGTGCCACATCATAAAGCCTCTTATCTTATCGGCCACGGCAGTATTGTGCTGCCGTGCATAAAAATAGATAGCTACAATACCTACAGCAATCGGCACAATGTATGGTAATACTGCTTTTAGAATATTAGTAATTTAAGTCATTTTAATTCTCGCAAAAAAATAACGCCTATTGGCGCTTTCTCAATTCTTCTTCAAGTTTTTCAGTTTTTTCTTTCTGTTTGTAGTAATCTTTTTTAAACTCATCCCTTTCTGCTGTTAATTCTTTAATAATCGCCTCGTAATCTGCCTTATTATATTTATGGGTTACGGCAAGCACTGTACTAATTGTGCCAAACAAGCCAACCATTACTTGTAACAAATTAATTAAATCATGCAAGTGATCATCCCCTATCTCATATATGTTTTTCTTACAATCACGCAAAAAAATGTTAGTCACTAGTATGTGCAATTTTCATCTAACTATCACAAAAGGCAAGCTTAATTTTGGCCACCGTTAAGCTATAACAGCTTAACTCAACTACTACCTGGAAATTTTCGAAACCATTACTAAAAATTTTGGGTTCATGATCTTTAACTGCTACATAGCGAAACTTAGGCTTAGGCTGCAAATCATAATTAGAAGCAATTTGTTTAACTAAGTAAAAGGACATTCCTGTTTTTGCTACAATATCATGCAAATTAAAGCCGTCTTTCATGAGGCCAATTACCACTTTTCATATTTGGTCAAATCAATATTGTCATGGGCAGTAATGCCAATTTGCTCATGTATTTGATGCAAGATGAGATTGTTATCTGGAACTAAGTCCAATGAGCCATAATTAGCTTCGAGTTTATGGATTAGATAATATGTTATTTTCAATTCAATTCTCCTTTCACTGCAAATGTGTTATTAATTGCTCAAATAGTTACAATATCCATCATTCGTGATAAAATTTAACTATGACAAATAAAATAAAACTAATAATAAACCTGTAGCGTCAATAAGCAGTTATAATATTTAGTTTTATTTTTAATTACTTAATTACTTGATGAAATCAATTATCAACCACTTTAAGTAAAAAGTCAACATTTTTTAATCATGTGCGATAATTTTGTTTGATGGAAACGTGAGGAAAACTGAAATGACTACTTTAGATCGAATTAAAGTAATTGCGAAAAAGAAGGGTTGGTCATCGTTGCAAAGTCTAGCGCTTAAAGCAGGAATTGGTGCCAACAGTATTTATCGCTGGGATAAGCAAACACCCAGTACAGCAAGTTTGAAAAAAGTGGCTAAAGTATTGCATGTCTCCGTTAATGATTTACTCGGTGAATCAAGTCCAGCAGAAACAGTCAAACGAATTGACTTAGCTGACGACATTCCACTTGCTTATAATGGAAAAGCAGTCCCTGAAAAATATCTTGATATAATCCGTAACCTAATGGACTCTGATTTTAAAGAAGGCAAAAAAGGTGGAAAATTTAATTAAATACATGCTAAATTATGCATTTGACCATGGAATTAGTTACGCGTTATTAGACCAGATTGATCCTGATTATCCCTCAGTTTCTTTTACTGATATTGGTAGAATGGTTATCAATCTCAATTGGAAAAAGCAAAATGAAATACCTTTTATGATTGGTCATGAAATTGGCCATTTTGCCAACGGCGATAAGGGAACTTTTTACTATATTAATTTGAGTACACCGGTTGAACACCAGGCCGATTTATTTTCACTAAACCTAATCTACAAATATGCTTCAAAGCAGTTCTATACATTCGATGAGCCCGGACCTTTTATGCAGCAGTTCGCTATACCCTATCGTCTAGAAGGAGCTACCTACAAGCTATTTCAGAAAAATAATGATTTAATCTTCTAAAAACGCAAAAGGCAGTTAAGTTTAACTTAGTTGTCTTTTTCCTTTAATTAATTATATATTTTACAAAACAAAAAATAGTTACTATAAATCAGTTAAGTGACTATTCAATATTAATTATAAAGTTTTAAAAACATTAATTATATCTTTTTATATACATTATTATGTAAAAAATTGACTTAAAGGCTTTTATTGCCTTTAAATAAATTAGAGCAGATAAACTTGGTACCCTTCTGAATGCCTCATTAAAAGCATCTCCAGGAATCTTTCACATCTAATTATTTCATTTGCATTGCCACTTGTTTGTGATTAGCATAAGCCGCATTAACATATCCTTTTGGCTTTAGAAGGGCATGCTTGTATAAGTTTAGAGCTGTTTCTGTTTGATATAATTAGCTTAATTTTTCTTTTTTGGTCACCTCAATTCGCCTAAGCCAGCAACTAATATATTAGCATTTTTACACACTATACTATACTGCGTCTCTGCAGAACAAATTTATATTTTTGACGTTTCAAAATCGCATTGGATTCCCTAGATAATTTTGCTAAAAACTAATGCTTTTTGTTCAAAATAATTTGTATTTTATTCCATAATATATTGTACCTTTAGTGTATAATAATACATATCATATATTTAGTATTGAATTATTATTCCTAAAAAGGAGATTTTTATGGACTACAAACAAGCTGTTTGTTTAAATGGTCACCAGGCCAGTATAGATATTAATATAAATGAAAGTGTTGATTCTTTTTGCACTGAATGTGGAGCTAAATTAATTACCAATTGCACGAATTGCAATTATCTTATTGAGGGAGATTGGTCTCGATCAGGAAATGGATTTGTAGATTTGACTCATCATAACGTTTTTATTCCTAAATATTGTGAAAAATGTGGGAAGCCATATCCCTGGACTCAATCAGCACTCAAGGCAATTAGTGAAACGGTAAACCTATCAGAATTAGATAATAATCAGAAAGATGATTTAAAGGAAACTATTCCAGATTTACTTTCTGATACTCCAAAATCAAAACTAGCTGTGTTGAAATGGAAGAGTATTGGTAAGTCTTTACTTCCATATATTCATGACATTATTGTTGAAGTTGCTTCCGAATCAATTGTTAAAGCACTGTATGGTAGATAACTTATATCCACATTGTTCACAATAATTATCTTTATGTACTTTGTGCTTACAGTATTTATAATGTACAAACTCACCGTTTTATCGGATTGTGTTGTTTTTTGTCTTTGCAATATTTACATTCACTTTCTATTTTAGTTATCTCCATATCCTCATTGTCTAGCAATTAATTATCGGTTACGTTTTCAAGGAACGAGTATTAGACGCTTTACTTTAACGATATAATTTTCTGACATGAGTTATTGTTAGTCCTCCACTATTAGCCGAGCAGAATATGTTCCTATATTTCTTACTCAAGGACTAATTAGTGATATTATTTTTGCTTTGAAATGTAAAGGTAGATCGATGGAAGCAACTCTATCTGACGGTAATATTGTTTTCGTAAAAAAACTTCTGAAGTTGAAGATGGAGAAATAGTCGCTGTTTTAATCAACAACGATGAAGCAGCAACTTTAAGAAGTAGGTTTAGTAGCGCAAATTAAAAAAGCTTTTACTTTGCAAGGTGATGACAAGCTTGAAGCCTATAAAGAAATTGCTGTTCAAATGAATATGACCCCTGATTCCGTTACAGCCTTAAATCAGAAAGATTTTGAGCAAAAACTTCAGAATTATGCAAATTCAATGGATTCAGCAAAGAATGTGATTGAACAAGGAGGCAAATAATGTGTATTAACAATAAACTTAAACCCTATGTTTCTATACTTTAGATAGTGAAAAAAGGTGATTTGTGATGATAAAGATATGTCAGATACAATTCAAAAAGAAAAGCTTTCGAAAAAACTAATGAAGAATTAATTCCTGGTAATGATTAATTTTTTGTAGCTAGTTTAGAAATTAATAAGAATCAAGGATATGAAATTTAGATATAATTTGGGAGTTCGAAAACTACTTCATTTAAATGAAACTTTAAATGAAAGTTCTATAATTGATAGCCCAAATTGGACTTCAGGAGCATACCCAGATGTTTTACCAGCTAGTTTTAAAGAGAAATGGTCAAAGATAGTAAATATAGAGCTTAAATATAAAGTAAAGAAAAAAATGAAGACTCTAAAAGGATGCGATTTAGATTTTTTTATAAAATAGAAAAATTAGGGTAAAACAAAAAAGATTTTAAGATGAAGTTAACCCTCTAGTTGGACCAAAATCTATCTGGAGGGTTTTACTATGGTTAAATTTACCGTTGAACAAAAATTACAAGCTCTTAATTTGCTCAAAGAAGGCTACAGCACCTGCTTTTTGGCGCAAATAATTGGTACTGAATCACATCAAAAAATTGATACTTGAGTGCGTATACCAGCACTTTTTGGTGTAAGGCTTAGAAATTCGGCACACACCACAAAATTATGGTAGTTATTTCAAGCTCCAAG
This genomic window from Lactobacillus panisapium contains:
- a CDS encoding DUF2321 domain-containing protein, which gives rise to MDYKQAVCLNGHQASIDININESVDSFCTECGAKLITNCTNCNYLIEGDWSRSGNGFVDLTHHNVFIPKYCEKCGKPYPWTQSALKAISETVNLSELDNNQKDDLKETIPDLLSDTPKSKLAVLKWKSIGKSLLPYIHDIIVEVASESIVKALYGR